In one Brienomyrus brachyistius isolate T26 chromosome 5, BBRACH_0.4, whole genome shotgun sequence genomic region, the following are encoded:
- the csdc2a gene encoding cold shock domain-containing protein C2a, whose translation MADPRPESSSPAEAPLRSPATPFSLSFPILREGSRVWERKPPQPGELPSPLPTKRTRTYSATVRATSGPTFKGMCKNFSRSQGHGFIRPSNGGEDIFVHISDIEGEYVPMEGDEVTYKVCPIPPKNLKIQAVEVVITHLVPGTKHETWSGQIISS comes from the exons ATGGCGGACCCCAGGCCTGAGTCCTCCTCTCCTGCGGAGGCGCCGCTGCGCTCCCCGGCCACCCCATTCTCCCTTTCCTTCCCCATTTTGAGAGAGGGAAGTCGTGTGTGGGAGCGCAAGCCACCACAGCCCGGGGAGCTTCCCAGCCCGCTGCCCACCAAGCGCACTCGCACCTACTCAGC CACGGTACGAGCCACGTCGGGACCCACGTTCAAGGGCATGTGTAAGAACTTCTCCAGGTCACAGGGCCATGGATTCATACGTCCCTCTAATGGTGGTGAGGACATCTTTGTTCACATCTCCGA TATCGAGGGGGAATATGTGCCCATGGAGGGCGACGAGGTGACCTACAAGGTGTGCCCCATCCCGCCGAAGAATCTGAAGATCCAAGCCGTGGAGGTGGTCATCACCCACCTGGTCCCGGGGACGAAGCACGAGACCTGGTCAGGCCAGATAATCAGCTCCTAG